TTACCGTATTTGCGTTTTTGCTTGTCATATACCAATCGAATCTTTTTGGTATACCAAAAAAGCTGTAAGTACCACAATACATGCGCTGAAACCAAAACGTATCTGGCAATTTTTTTACTGGTGACTCCTGACTCTAATTTTTGCAGGGTAAGAATATCATTTACGTCTTTGATCGAAAAAATAGACAAACCTACCACCAGAATCAGCACACTATAAATGGCCGGCACAAAGTTTAAAGCAATCTTCTGATGTCCCAAAAGTTTGTGCTTCATGCCCATTAAAGATTTCTGATACATCAACAATAAAGGTCCGGCCAACATGGAAAACGGCATCAATAACACAAAACCTACAATTTGTGTTTCACCCATTTCCACCTCGGTCATCAGGTTGAATAAAAAGAAGCTTAAAACTGAAAATAAAAATGCACCGAATATCGTTCTCGAGATTCCTTTATTTCTATTGGAATAAATATCCAACAGCCCAATGGCAATGACGCCCACCGGAATAAGAAAGGTAATTAATGATAGTATGAATAAATTCAAAAAGTGTGCAATTTGTTGCGACTAAAATAAAAAAAAGGAGACATATGTCTCCTTCTCTTATCACAAATTTTGACTATTTGGTCAAATAGTTAAACTATTATTCCATCGCAGCAAGATATCTTTCAGCATCCAAAGCAGCCATACATCCACTACCCGCTGCTGTAATCGCTTGACGGTAAGTATTATCCGCTGCATCACCTGCAACAAATACACCTTCAACATTAGTTTTTGAAGTTCCTGGTACATTTTTAATGTAACCCACCTCATCCACATCGATAAACTCTTTAAAGATATCCGTATTTGGCTTGTGTCCGATAGCCACAAAGAATCCGTCTACTTTAATATCCTGTTCTTCACCGGTCACATTGTTTTTAGCTCTTACACCTTCCACAACATCTTGTCCCAAAACCTCAACCGTTTCAGTATTGTATAATACTTCAAGATTTTCTGTAGCATTTACACGGTGTTGCATTGCTTTAGACGCACGCATTTTGTCTTTACGAACCAACATGTATACTTTGTTACATAGCTTCGCTAAATACGTTGCTTCCTCAGCCGCAGAATCACCCGCACCTACAATCACCACGTCTTTTCCTCTATAGAAGAATCCATCACAAGTTGCACAGGCGGAAACTCCACCTCCACTCTTTCTGATTCTTTGCTCACTTTCTAAACCTAACCACTTTGCAGAAGCACCAGTTGAAATAATTACAGTATCCGCAGTGATGTGTTTTTTCTCATCTACTACCACTTTATGTGGCTTACTTGAAAAATCAACAGAAGTTACTCTACCAAATCTCACATCCGTTTCAAAACGTACAGCTTGATTCTTAAGATCTTCCATCATTGCCGTTCCATCTACACCATTCGGATATCCTGGGAAGTTATCTACTTCTGTGGTGGTAGTTAATTGTCCTCCAGGCTCCATTCCTGTATACATTACCGGACTCATATCCGCTCTGGCAGCATAAATTGCAGCAGTATAACCTGCAGGGCCAGATCCTATAATTAGGCATTTTAAGTGTTCTATTTCTTCTGACATCTTATTATTTATTTTTTCAAGTTCACAAATTTAATTTTTTCTCATTCCCAATAAAATCTTATTGGAAACCAGGCAAAATTGCAACAAACCTAAACTTTAAATTGTAACATATCTTACAGTTTTGTAATACTTCTATAAACAAAATATTAACCTCCGTTGAAACCATATAAACGTCCAATAAATCTGTATTTTACTTATTGGGTTTTCTTATACAGTTGCTTTTTTATTTATCCCAAAACACAAAAAATAACTTCACAAAAAAAGCCCCTTTCGCTTTCGCAAAAGAGGCTTCGTTTTCAAATCTAAATTTTAAATATGATTAATGACCTTTAGTTTCTCTATTGTACGTTGCTTCGTCAATTTTCTTTCCATTTTTAAAGTAGAAAACCGCACCATAGTTATACACTTCTTTCTTGTACTCATCCCCTCTACCATTGGCTACAATTACAATTCGTGTAGTGGTTTTACTTCCTTTCTTGGTCGTTTCATTTAAACCATTTGGATATTGTTCGGCCAACTGACGGTTAAACTCCGTATCATTCTTCGCATGGAATTCAGCCAGTTTACGTGCTTCTTCAATCTGTGCAGAGACATCACGCATCTTTTGCGTCACCACTGCATCACCCGCAATTAATTTCAGGGCCGCTTCGTATTTGTACTTCCCTTTCTCCAATTCTCCTTTTTGTACAAAGTCATCACCTTCTGCAACTAAAGCATCAAACTTTTGTTGGTTTTCTTCACGTTGCTTGGCCAGCAATGCTTCTTCCTCAGCTTTTCTTTGCGCCTCTAATTCCAGACCTTCAATCTTTTTCAACTGAACTCCCGGATAAGGTTTGTCCGCAAAAATTTGCTGTGCTGCCTGATACTCTGTTTTCGCCTTAGCGTAATCTTTGGCTAACAATGCTGCATCACCCGCTTTAATCGCTGTTTGATATTGTGCTTCTTTAGCTTCTAATTCTGCCTGTGCTTTTGCTTTTGCAGCTTCTTCAGCGGCCAATAATTCAAGCTTCTCATCAATCTGCATGATTTGACTGGTTGGATACGTCTTCCCTTCAAAAATGGTCAATGCATTTTGATATTCTGCTTTCGCACCATTCCAATCTCCAGCTTTAAACATTTGATCTGCTTTCGCTATCGAAGCTTTATAGTTTTGCTCTTTCTCAGCTAATGCCTGTGCCTCAGCTTCTGCTTTAGCCTCAGCCGCAGCGATCTCAGCTAGTTTTGTGTTGATCACTTCTATTTGAGTCTTAGGATACTCCTCTTTTGGTTTCACCTCTAATGCACTTTCATAAGCGGTTTGCGCTTCAGTATATTTCTC
This genomic interval from bacterium SCSIO 12643 contains the following:
- the trxB gene encoding thioredoxin-disulfide reductase → MSEEIEHLKCLIIGSGPAGYTAAIYAARADMSPVMYTGMEPGGQLTTTTEVDNFPGYPNGVDGTAMMEDLKNQAVRFETDVRFGRVTSVDFSSKPHKVVVDEKKHITADTVIISTGASAKWLGLESEQRIRKSGGGVSACATCDGFFYRGKDVVIVGAGDSAAEEATYLAKLCNKVYMLVRKDKMRASKAMQHRVNATENLEVLYNTETVEVLGQDVVEGVRAKNNVTGEEQDIKVDGFFVAIGHKPNTDIFKEFIDVDEVGYIKNVPGTSKTNVEGVFVAGDAADNTYRQAITAAGSGCMAALDAERYLAAME